From a region of the Candida albicans SC5314 chromosome 1, complete sequence genome:
- a CDS encoding uncharacterized protein (Ortholog of C. dubliniensis CD36 : Cd36_08040, C. parapsilosis CDC317 : CPAR2_207180, Candida tenuis NRRL Y-1498 : CANTEDRAFT_114140 and Debaryomyces hansenii CBS767 : DEHA2G13992g) has protein sequence MSEKDKLKQQYQAEQQGYSRPEAPPPPYEEIQSQQNPYGGETRPQQGYDNKPYPDQSYQQQQQQQQQQQVPDPLNDPNVYKIQPEKVNITLAPPEHLNPQYQEYLANEPDRFKRGDYPNKYYKHGAPLNEGHVNSSNKSNKGFPGRSGVTYHRAANS, from the coding sequence ATGAGTGAAAAAGACAAATTGAAACAGCAATATCAAGCAGAACAACAGGGATACTCTAGACCTGAAGCCCCTCCCCCACCATATGAAGAAATCCAATCGCAACAGAATCCTTATGGTGGAGAAACGAGACCACAGCAAGGATATGATAATAAACCATACCCAGATCAACtgtatcaacaacaacaacaacagcagcagcaacagcaagTGCCAGACCCACTCAATGATCCTAATGTTTATAAAATACAGCCCGAAAAGGTGAATATAACTTTAGCACCTCCAGAACACTTGAATCCTCAATATCAAGAGTATCTAGCTAACGAACCAGACCGTTTTAAAAGAGGTGATTACCCAAACAAGTATTATAAACACGGCGCACCATTGAATGAGGGTCATGTTAATTCCAGCAATAAGAGTAATAAAGGATTCCCTGGTAGAAGTGGAGTTACCTACCATAGAGCTGCTAATCTGTAA
- the EAF6 gene encoding Eaf6p (Subunit of the NuA4 histone acetyltransferase complex; Hap43-repressed; Spider biofilm repressed): MSTKDTNDVKPTSSKSNEISSSGTATPKKTSSVPAKEDRKDTTKKDIANERTSSSKSKDDSEKYVELKNKLIQQILKKQELTRKLTTLEDSIYQKEIDYFEESPLGNIVKGFENFSKTSGGGGANKRKIVYSEDDHIFSLSSVNYIKSLMKRQGHTSNGGSSKDDFDDYEDSVDPTTASAGSKANSIEKNETPSGSSGTPSRKRKARVLED; encoded by the coding sequence ATGTCTACTAAAGATACAAATGATGTTAAACCCACAAGTTCCAAATCTAATGAGATAAGTCTGTCTGGAACAGCAACGCCAAAAAAGACGAGTTCAGTGCCAGCCAAGGAGGATCGAAAAGACACGACCAAGAAGGATATAGCGAATGAACGCacatcttcatcaaaatcTAAAGATGACTCTGAGAAATAcgttgaattgaaaaataaactaatCCAGCAAATTCTTAAGAAGCAAGAACTAACTAGAAAGCTAACCACGCTAGAGGATTCGATATATCAAAAAGAGATAGATTATTTCGAAGAGAGCCCGCTTGGTAATATCGTAAAAGGTTTTGAGAATTTCTCAAAGACTAGTGGTGGCGGTGGTGCAAATAAGAGAAAGATTGTCTATAGTGAAGATGATCACATATTTAGCCTCAGTTCAGTCAACTATATAAAAAGTTTGATGAAAAGACAGGGCCATACATCAAACGGGGGGTCTTCAAAAGACgattttgatgattatgaagaTTCTGTTGATCCAACCACTGCTAGTGCAGGAAGTAAAGCTAATAGTATCGAGAAGAACGAGACGCCCAGTGGTAGTAGTGGCACACCTagtagaaaaagaaaggcAAGAGTATTGGAGGATTAG
- a CDS encoding mitochondrial 54S ribosomal protein mL40 (Ortholog(s) have structural constituent of ribosome activity and cytosol, mitochondrial large ribosomal subunit, nucleus localization): MFNPLNKPTTTSNVIKHFVRGKRQATELNIATQKIVNQLSVLSASRKQPKLLKLCNEDFIKHKTIMNAWKLLQRRRITQQSEKLSKQYKSIVNAMEDLKQTSPELFEAANAKNPKRFTTFPIEMRVPTDYPPNKPWTYNFVPSKTHH; encoded by the coding sequence ATGTTTAACCCATTAAACAAGCCAACAACCACATCAAATGTGATAAAACACTTTGTGCGTGGGAAGAGACAAGCAACTGAGCTCAATATTGCAACTCAAAAAATAGTCAACCAATTATCAGTTTTATCAGCAAGTAGAAAACAACCAAAGCTCTTGAAATTGTGCAATGAAGATTTCATCAAACATAAAACCATTATGAACGCTTGGAAGTTGTTACaacgaagaagaataacCCAACAATCTGAAAAATTGTCTAAGCAATATAAAAGCATTGTCAATGCCATGGAAGATTTGAAGCAAACAAGTCCCGAATTGTTCGAAGCTGCAAATGCTAAAAACCCTAAACGTTTCACTACCTTCCCAATAGAGATGAGAGTGCCTACCGATTATCCACCTAACAAGCCATGGACTTACAACTTTGTTCCTTCAAAAACCCATCATTAG